The Carassius auratus strain Wakin unplaced genomic scaffold, ASM336829v1 scaf_tig00016311, whole genome shotgun sequence DNA segment TTATAGTGTTTATGTAATATATCCTTATGCCTCAATGTCTTTTCTTATGAATCATCACATCTCATCTGCATATACTGTCCCTGTGGATCTGTTTGCCATGTCTCATCTGTCTTTAAAACTCTGTAAACTCTTATTGTTCCTCTTTGCATTATCAAGCGTGTCACTAATCACTGTACGCTAGCCTCAAGCTACAGTCAGCCAGTCATATTTCTCAATCCCAGCATTCACACGCTCTATTAGACACACATAAACAGTCAGGCTCAGCAACCCACACAGCAGCTCATATTTGTTGGGTTAAAAATGCTTTGCCAAAACCACTGTGTATTATATGGCAGCGTTTAAGAccaacgttatatatatatatatattttattatttttatataccaTTCTCAGGAATGGGCATTACATAACTGCAGGTGATTAatggaattattattacaaatgtatttaaaaaaacattattataatattacacatatattttactaaaagtattatattatatttatttttatttttttatctaatccAATTACTACAAGAGGGCTCAAgccaataattttttataatataatgttaataatgtgtattttttccccctcaggaGTGTCCAAGTGGAGTAGTGAATGAGgagacatttaaacacatttatgcaCAGTTTTTTCCACATGGAGGTAATAAAAAAGGAGATATTCTTAAATATTACATGCTTCTTATGCTAAATGTCTAATGCTTTCATCTGTTGTCACTGCTGTACCAGATGCCAGTACATATGCACATTATCTCTTCAATGCGTTTGACACCAGAAATAATGGATCCATAAAGTTTGAGGTATGAAGAAAATGTTGACTCCTGGCACAGtatgaaaatatactgtatattttagtgACATTACATACAGGATGTCTTTCCTGTCTTTCTCTCAGGACTTTGTAATGGGACTATCTACTCTACTGCGGGGAACGGTCAGAGAGAAACTGGAATGGACATTTTATCTCTATGACATTAACAGAGATGGATTTATCAATAAGGAGGTATAGCATATGTACAGTAAATAGGCAGtcattattaaagggttagttcattgaaaaatgaaaatgatgtcattaataactcgccctcatgtcgttccaaaccagtaagacctcagtTAATCTTCAgaccacagtttaagatattttagatttagtccgagagctctcagtccccccattgaaactgtgtttacggtatactgtccatgtccagtaaggtaataaaacatcttcaaagtagtccatgttacatcagagggtcatttagaattttttgaggATTGAAGATACATTTTAGTACAAAAAATCTTCTTGAacaagttcaccaaattgaactgaatcgttttaaacggtttgcgtctccaatacgcattaatccacaagctattaacttttttaatgtggctgacactccctctgagttcaaacaaaccaatatcccggagtaattcatttactcaaatagtacactgactgaactgctgtgaagagagaactgaagatgaacaccgagccgagccagataatgactcgttcacgagtgaagaaccgtttgcatcggtgttcggatcaccagttgttctttcggacagttcgattcaataaaccagttgaagaaaacggttcaccggttcttttgcgctctacgtaatggcgttattggcgatgattgcccttgattcaagccttcggtttacctgggctcataacattagcacagaatcagttcagaaccaatcaccaaaagaatcagttcggttcagatgctctgtgtgtcggtctgcttcacgccgaatcacacatgcgcagtatcatcagctcctcggttcacgaatcagacgcgtctgaaaGAAAATGGTTCTTgattcgtgaacgagtcagtctgttgttcgttatctggctcggctcggtgttcatcttcagttctctcttcacagcagttcagtcagtgtactgtttgagtaaatgaattactccgggatattggtttgttttaactcggagggagtgtcagccacattaaacaagttaacagcttaaggcatttgtggattaatgagtattggagacacgaaccatttaaaacgattcagttcgatttggtgaactggttcaaaaagatccagttacatttaatgattcattcgtgaaccagatatcactacactgcagagttttgaactctctcacaaaagacacggaagagaagacaatgctgaataaagtcatagtttttgctatttttggaccaaaatgtattttcaatgttttaaaattttttaactgaccctctgatgtcacatggactactatgatgatgtttttcttatctttctggacatggaaagtataccgtacacacagtttcaatggagggactaagagctctcggactaaatataaaatatcttaaactgtgtcccgaatatgaacggaggtctcacaggttttgaacgacatgagggtgagttattaatgaagaatgaaaatgaaaaatgtaatttttcagtGAACGAACCCTTTAACATCAGCTTAAATCAATAACTCACTCAGTCTTCATGTACCTCACAGGAAATGACAGAGATAGTGAGGGCCATCTATGACATGATGGGGAAGTACACGTATCCGGCTTTAAAGGGGGATGTACCAAAGCAGCATGTGGATGCCTTCTTTGAggtcagaaaaaaaagacaataaaaaattataattatatatatatatatatatatatatatatatatatatatatatatatatatatatatatatatatatatatatatatataatttgttcagTGGTGATTCTCATCAAATTACATTGTTCAAAACTAAATTGATTTATCCATTTCCTTGGATTTTGGGATAAAACGTGCatgaatagcaaaaaaaaaaaaaaaaaaggcagagcaattcaaataaatgttctctcTTCTACAgaaaatggacaaaaacaaagATGGAGTTGTGACATTGGAGGAGTTTGTGCTTGCCTGTCAGGAGGTATGTTTATATCATTGTACATGTGTTATTTACATCTACCCTAGACTTTTGGTGAATTTGGTACACTACTTTCTCCAAACCCCAACCCCTAAAGACATGCCAGCAAGCTTGTCAAGATCAAGATGATCAAAAAGACTCTACTGCCTCTGTGTGGTCAATCTGAAGAATTacatataaatttttctttttcaccaGGATGAAAACATGATGAGATCCATGCAGCTCTTTGAAAATGTGATGTAGAGAAGCTCCACCAGAAGAAGAAAAGAACCAAACAGAGACTGGGAAACAGAACGCAATagggattttacatttaaatatatatttgttatatttcgCTGAACTGAGTTCTGGGGGAATGTGATGGGATGAGAGGAATGAGAGTCTGTGggatttgtttttctctctctctattcaaACCTTGTAACATATTCAGTGTTGTTTCTCGCTGGTGTTTTGGGAAATTGCCAGCCAAAAATCCACTTTGTTCCAGCCACAGAAGACTACATATGTTTGAAATGCACTGTGCATTTCCTGACTAGCGGGTGCTGATGATCAACATCCTTCCTCCCTACGAAAAAAAGGAAAACCACTCGCAATTGTTTTTCATTTGCTGGAACCTAGAGCTCAGGACTCTACATTTGGTGTACTGGAAGTGCATCCAGGAGGAACTACAGCCTCCTTTGCTTGCTTTCTTTGGCAGAAATGCttgcatgagaaaaaaaaacagcagatgtGTTCCCAATGAGTTGCTTGAAAATAATGCTGGccttcaaatatttaattttatgattcattcatgaatgacaTGAGGTTTAGAGGATTCTTAATTTGATGTTGATTCTGTCTTGTGTTCTCAGTGTTGTTTGTTAGTAATTGCTGTTTCAAGTCTGCCTAATGTATGTCTATCTGTTTCAGTACTTACTAAGCTGTTTTTGCCCAACAGATCATAGTGAATAAGGTGGGACAgaagttaagtgtgtgtgtgtgtgtgtgtgtgtgtgtgtgtgtgtttgtctaagtATGGAAGTAAGTGAGGAGTATTAAGGAAACTACAAAAATCACAACTGTATTCAAACCCAACAAATGACAATCTAGTCCCTGGATACCCTTCTGTCCCCAGATACATCTGTGTAGTTTAAAGAAGGACAAGACAATGTTTGTAAAAAGGGGAAAAATCCAGATAAACcacatgaaataaagaaaaactataattatatatGGGTCAGGGTCGTAGGACATATAAGCTATGTATATACTTGTAAGTATGGTGCCACATGAAGAAATGTCAGATACAAACTGTGAAAATGAAGTATTCTGTGCAATTCAAATCTCAGTTAAAAccgattaaaaaataattgtggaATAGCAGTCAGCTGTGTTttcttattttacttttattatttttacctaGGTGCCAGTAGAGTATGAATGGCGTCACTtgattgtgtattattattattactattataacgTCTCCAATTAATTATGCTCAATGTTAATCATTTATGTAAccgttttattaaaatgtttcactGCTTGCTTTGCTACATATAAAACAACAGAATAGATCTGTGTTTCTATACATGCAAACTGGTggattatgaagaaaaaaataaataaatggatgtgTCATGACAGCAAAGAATAACCTGACTCACTGGTGTGTAATAATGTATAGTAAGTGAGGAAAGATAAATcagctctttatttatttaaaaatgcttccTCATTAAACTCCAGTATTTTGGATTAAATCTGTTATTTGGTAATATCACATCAAATAATCATAtcataatatatacacaaacacacactggtgGCCAAATATTTTTAGAACACCACCTAAATATATGtaggaatttttatttatttattttattaattatttttttacaatctttGTAGGCTACTGTACATATCAATCCTGCCCCAAACTCCGTGATTCTTTGTCTGGGGAGCGGATTGATTGGCTGGGCAGGAAGGCCGTCCCAGTAATGGGCGTGATATACTCAATGTGGGTTAGTGTGTCCCTCCTGCACGCGCACGGCACAGTTCAGTGAgtctacagaaacacacacatagctTACAGAGATGGATCTCGAACAAATGGGTCCCCAAACCTTCCTGTACGGTATGTATTGCGTTAAATAATTATCTTGATCCATTCTTGTTGTATAGTCTATTAGATCACACGTATAGTACGTAAAGGTGGCACTAGTAAGTTACGCAAACTGAGCATGGCGTAACGTTAGTGTAAATGCCACCCAACTACGTTACCCGAAGTTATATTGTCAGACTTAAATTGTTTAGAAGCacatgttaaatatttaactggtataaatatattgtaatatagatgCTACTCGATGTGGAGTGACATTAAACAACACGTGTAAGTTAGAGCATGAATTCACACTAGCTAATCGGTTAGCACTAACTTACATTATACACATAATGGTAGTCAGCAATTAATCTGAAACCCCTTTATGTTTGTTctagcctttttttatttatatataacgttatatacGAAACGAAGCCTCCACAGCTCGTGTCTCCCTGCACGCGCTCTGTAAACACGTGCGTTGGTCCTGGCGCTCCAAAATGGCGTCACTGTGCTGCACGTGTTAGATGCAAAGACAGTAGATGAGACAACGCATTAAGTGTTTGAATAGCATGCAATTTAAGAGTATATCCTTCGTTATAGGTGATTGATCGAATGAATACTAATTAAGTaccggttttttttttcttagtttcgTTTTCCTAACAGACACACCCAGGTATTTTGCGCAAATGATGCTAACGCCAATCACGATTATTACAATGGAAACGCAATTCTGGTGTAAAGATTTTGTCGGCATTGTCAGGTCTTTAGcagtaaatgaaaatatgaacatGTAGAGCATCTCTCAAACCTTGCCACGTGTAGATCCTTGCTTCCACATGAAACCGCATTGAAtgcgtttttttcttcttttttttttttcttttttgaatatgGTTCTCTATAAACGATGCAGAGCGAAGTGCATGCTATAAAAATGaacgtgaacgaatcgttctttggAGCCAGATTATTTAAATGGTTGCTTCACGAATCCAGACAGGATGATTCCTTTACGAATCGGATTGATTGAATCACACCGAGCGATTCTCTGACTCATTTACTCAACCAAGATCAGAATCGGGGAGCACTGCCAAAGTAAATGAGTCACTTAATTGCTTTGAAGAGAGAATTGCTCGAGAATAACTTTGCCAGTTTGCAGAATTGAGTTACACTTTTCATCAACGGAGGGCTCTTAATGCCTTTTaagtactttttaaataaacttgtttgttttttataggtTGCGAGCTCAAGGCAGGCAAGGAAGTCACTTTTAATCcagaggatgatgatgattatgatcaTCAGTTATCAGTCCGAATGGTACGTGGCCTTTTAATAAATGGTCttccaattttttttaatcatttaaatctcATATATAAAGCATTTTCTTATTTGTTAATTGTTGCAGGCCTGCGTTGATCCCACAACAAAAGACGAGCTGAACATTGTGGAGATCGAAGGACAGGATTCGGAGGGTCAGAAGGTCAAGGCAGTTCTGGCCACGCTCAGGCCTTCCACTCTCCCAGCGTAAGTAGAATGGCCATCCACTGAGCGATGTCATTTCACACGTCTTTAGGGTGCACTTGAGTTGATCTCCTTGAATTGTTCTTGTTAACTAGCGATGTGTTCGTATCGCAGGTGTGTTTGGGTGGGTTTGAGATCACTCCACCTGTTGTGTTCCGCCTACGCTCTGGTTCCGGTCCAGTTCACATTAGTGGACAACATCTCGTCAGTGAGTACTTCATAATACTTGAGGAAGTGTAGCATTATTTGGGATTGTCTCAGATAAACACTTGGAAAACTGCTTTGGGAAATTTCAGGAAGTTTCTTATTGGTACTTTTCTTTCAGTCATGGGAGGAGACCAGTCCtttgatgaagaagaggaggaggaggaagaagaggagacaCTGACAACAGCTAAGAAGAGGCCAGCATCGGTGACTCAAAATCCTTCAGTAAGTTCTGGAATTAATTAGGATCCTTTCTTTATGTATGTGCAattttgtggctctttttttttaaccaacgTTCTCTCATAGAAAAAAATGAAGttagatgaagaggaggaggacgaAGATGAGGATGAGTATGTGATGTCTTTTTCCATCTATGTAAAGTCATAGGTAATTTAGTAtgtcaaaaaatgaataaaatatttcaccttacagagatgatgatgaggacgatgacgatgatgatgaggaggaggaaactGAAGAAGAGTCTCCTGTAAAGGTGAAATTAGTTTTAGGTCCTACATCTTGTATAATGTTGAGAAACTGTGGTCAGAAATGCTTATATTCCTAATTGTTCTGTCAGGAAAAGAAGGCACCATCCAAACCACAGACCCCTGCACAGAACGGAAAAGGACCCAAGTCCAATACGCCTGCTAAACAACAGAACAAGACTCCCGAAAAGAACAAAAAGGATGTCAAGAAAGCACAGTCACCCAAAACGCCACAGACCCCACAGGTCCTCACTGTCCCCGAGATCAAAGCCAAAATTATGGCAAGTGTAGAAAAGGTATGTTTTCCTTTGTATCCTCTCTGCATATGAAGTCACAAATTTCTGCATGTAGTAAGAAACCATCATCCTTCCATGCTTTAGGATACAATGGGAAAAGTTTGATTAGTGTATGATATTATTCAAAGGCAAAAATCATTCTAGAAAATAGCACTcgtgttttcttgtttgtttttcaggGTGTAGCATTGCCAAAATTACAGCCAAAGTTTGAGAACTTCGTAAAACACGGCTTAAAAGTCACGGACGCAAAGGTATATGCATTTTTCTTGTCATGTTGTTTTTTTGATATTagttagtaaaaa contains these protein-coding regions:
- the LOC113075043 gene encoding Kv channel-interacting protein 1-like isoform X1, producing the protein MAGCTSRCRQGFLKLIQSLQRLVSGTLSKDKVDDELEMTMVCHRPEGLEQLEAQTNFTKQELQVLYRGFKNECPSGVVNEETFKHIYAQFFPHGDASTYAHYLFNAFDTRNNGSIKFEDFVMGLSTLLRGTVREKLEWTFYLYDINRDGFINKEEMTEIVRAIYDMMGKYTYPALKGDVPKQHVDAFFEKMDKNKDGVVTLEEFVLACQEDENMMRSMQLFENVM
- the LOC113075043 gene encoding Kv channel-interacting protein 1-like isoform X3 yields the protein MGVVLGTFSMHTKQVTFRTDKVDDELEMTMVCHRPEGLEQLEAQTNFTKQELQVLYRGFKNECPSGVVNEETFKHIYAQFFPHGDASTYAHYLFNAFDTRNNGSIKFEDFVMGLSTLLRGTVREKLEWTFYLYDINRDGFINKEEMTEIVRAIYDMMGKYTYPALKGDVPKQHVDAFFEKMDKNKDGVVTLEEFVLACQEDENMMRSMQLFENVM
- the LOC113075043 gene encoding Kv channel-interacting protein 1-like isoform X2; the encoded protein is MGAVVGTLTMQTRQRQPSRDKVDDELEMTMVCHRPEGLEQLEAQTNFTKQELQVLYRGFKNECPSGVVNEETFKHIYAQFFPHGDASTYAHYLFNAFDTRNNGSIKFEDFVMGLSTLLRGTVREKLEWTFYLYDINRDGFINKEEMTEIVRAIYDMMGKYTYPALKGDVPKQHVDAFFEKMDKNKDGVVTLEEFVLACQEDENMMRSMQLFENVM